One Kiritimatiellia bacterium genomic window carries:
- a CDS encoding FtsX-like permease family protein, protein MALPFSLYLALKYLKPKRTFLSVVTVISVLGVLLGVAVLIIVLSVMSGFDEMWREKILSFNAHVTVGGWEVIENEDELVERIRRIEGVTGAAPFVQGLVFVQHNDRVYTPMARGIDPEQERTVSRIPDHMVDGEFNVEDENVVIGRDLAGQLGVIPGDRLLVYSPQNFTAADEIYLPEELTVAGIFELGMWEFDVGFLLTSLPRARDLYGLEQGVHGIQVMTDDPYHADVVAARIEEELGPGTRVTTWMEQNHQLFAALRVEKNMMFFLLIFITVVAAFGITNTLITITVQKTHEIGLLKALGFPSGSIMRVFIWQGWIDGLIGTVAGVGTGLLVLQYRNALMQWLNRRFGLELLPKELYHLSEIPAVISWTDIGLVAAAVMVICTLAGLIPAWRAAKLDPVRALRYE, encoded by the coding sequence ATGGCGTTACCGTTTTCCCTGTACCTGGCGCTGAAGTACCTGAAGCCGAAGCGGACGTTCCTCTCGGTGGTGACGGTGATCTCCGTGCTCGGTGTGCTGCTCGGGGTCGCGGTGCTGATCATCGTCCTCTCCGTCATGAGCGGTTTCGACGAGATGTGGCGCGAGAAGATCTTGAGCTTCAACGCGCATGTCACGGTCGGCGGCTGGGAGGTCATTGAGAACGAGGACGAGCTGGTCGAGCGAATCCGGAGGATCGAGGGCGTCACCGGCGCGGCGCCGTTCGTGCAGGGCCTGGTCTTTGTCCAGCACAACGACCGCGTCTACACGCCGATGGCCCGGGGCATCGACCCGGAACAGGAGCGGACCGTCAGCCGCATCCCCGACCACATGGTGGACGGGGAGTTCAACGTGGAGGACGAGAACGTCGTCATCGGGCGCGACCTGGCCGGGCAGCTCGGGGTCATCCCCGGCGACCGGCTGCTGGTCTATTCGCCGCAGAACTTCACGGCAGCGGACGAAATCTACCTGCCGGAGGAGTTGACCGTCGCGGGGATCTTCGAGCTGGGCATGTGGGAGTTTGACGTGGGGTTCCTGCTCACCTCGCTGCCCCGGGCGCGCGACCTGTACGGGCTGGAGCAGGGCGTCCACGGGATCCAGGTGATGACCGACGACCCGTACCATGCCGACGTCGTCGCCGCGCGGATCGAGGAGGAGCTCGGCCCCGGGACGCGCGTGACGACCTGGATGGAGCAGAACCACCAGCTCTTCGCCGCGCTGCGCGTGGAAAAGAACATGATGTTCTTCCTGCTGATCTTCATCACCGTCGTCGCCGCGTTCGGCATCACGAACACGCTGATCACCATCACCGTGCAGAAAACGCACGAGATCGGCCTGCTCAAGGCGCTCGGGTTCCCGTCCGGCAGCATCATGCGCGTGTTCATCTGGCAGGGCTGGATCGACGGGCTGATCGGCACCGTCGCGGGTGTCGGGACCGGCCTGCTGGTGCTCCAGTATCGCAACGCGCTGATGCAGTGGCTCAACCGGCGGTTCGGGCTGGAGCTGCTGCCGAAGGAGCTCTACCACTTGAGCGAGATCCCGGCGGTGATCTCGTGGACGGACATCGGCCTGGTCGCCGCGGCCGTGATGGTCATCTGCACGCTGGCGGGCCTGATCCCTGCCTGGCGCGCCGCGAAGCTCGATCCCGTGAGGGCCCTGCGCTAT
- the lysS gene encoding lysine--tRNA ligase encodes MDQGPRENEFRQQRIENMRRLQALGYEPFGAPFERTGRLAEVLAAFAEQKPARVAGRIVSKRQMGKSIFAHLQDGTGRLQVYVKKDAVGDQAFEAFELLDLGDQVGAEGELFVTRTGEQSLKVNGWTLLAKALLPLPEKWHGLHDVETRYRYRYLDLIANPDVRTLFDRRTQAIAAIRKFLSDRGFREVETPMIQAMAGGATANPFKTHYHALGHDMFLRIAPELYLKRLLVGGYDKVFELNRNFRNEGLDRSHNPEFTMLELYEAYTDVRGMMRLVQDLVTHVAQTVFGSLKVGSAEHPYDLALPWPEKPYRELILEKAGADWFELDLPRARERAQGMGLAVAPEWTKLDVTHEIYEKLVEKTLAGPVFVTRFPAELIPLAKPCADDPSAVDVFELVMQGREIAPAYSELNDPLEQRRRLEAQAKGDDAKVDHDFLTALEHGMPPAGGMGIGIDRLLMVLTGAEAIRDVILFPQLKPKT; translated from the coding sequence ATGGACCAGGGGCCGCGCGAGAACGAATTCCGGCAGCAGCGCATCGAGAACATGCGCCGGCTGCAAGCCCTCGGCTACGAGCCGTTCGGCGCGCCCTTCGAGCGCACGGGCCGGCTGGCCGAGGTGCTCGCGGCCTTCGCCGAGCAGAAGCCCGCCCGGGTCGCCGGCCGCATCGTGTCCAAGCGCCAGATGGGCAAGAGCATCTTCGCCCACCTCCAGGACGGCACCGGGCGGCTCCAGGTCTACGTCAAGAAGGACGCCGTCGGCGACCAGGCCTTCGAGGCGTTCGAGCTCCTCGACCTCGGCGACCAGGTCGGCGCCGAAGGGGAACTGTTCGTCACGCGGACCGGCGAGCAGAGCCTGAAGGTCAACGGCTGGACGCTGCTCGCCAAGGCCCTGCTGCCGCTGCCGGAGAAGTGGCACGGCCTGCACGACGTCGAGACGCGCTACCGCTACCGCTACCTCGACCTGATCGCGAACCCCGACGTCCGGACGCTGTTCGACCGCCGGACGCAGGCCATCGCCGCGATCCGGAAGTTCCTCTCGGATCGCGGCTTCCGCGAGGTCGAGACGCCGATGATCCAGGCCATGGCCGGCGGCGCGACGGCCAACCCGTTCAAGACCCACTACCACGCGCTCGGCCACGACATGTTCCTCCGCATCGCGCCGGAACTGTACCTCAAGCGCCTGCTCGTCGGCGGCTACGACAAGGTCTTCGAGCTCAACCGCAACTTCCGCAACGAGGGCCTCGACCGGTCGCACAACCCCGAGTTCACGATGCTGGAACTCTACGAGGCCTACACCGACGTGCGCGGCATGATGCGCCTCGTGCAGGATCTCGTCACCCACGTCGCGCAGACCGTCTTCGGCTCGCTGAAGGTTGGGAGCGCCGAGCACCCGTACGACCTGGCCCTGCCGTGGCCCGAGAAGCCGTACCGCGAGCTGATCCTGGAGAAGGCCGGCGCGGACTGGTTCGAGCTCGACCTGCCCCGGGCGCGCGAGCGGGCGCAGGGGATGGGCCTCGCCGTCGCGCCGGAGTGGACGAAGCTCGACGTGACGCACGAGATCTACGAGAAGCTCGTCGAGAAGACGCTGGCCGGGCCGGTCTTCGTCACGCGGTTCCCGGCGGAGCTGATCCCGCTGGCGAAACCCTGCGCGGACGACCCGTCGGCCGTGGACGTCTTCGAGCTGGTCATGCAGGGCCGCGAGATCGCGCCGGCCTACAGCGAGCTGAACGATCCCCTCGAGCAGCGCCGGCGCCTCGAGGCCCAGGCGAAGGGCGACGACGCCAAGGTGGACCACGACTTCCTGACCGCGCTGGAGCACGGCATGCCCCCGGCCGGCGGCATGGGCATCGGGATCGACCGCCTGTTGATGGTCCTGACCGGCGCCGAGGCGATCCGGGACGTCATCCTCTTCCCGCAGCTGAAACCTAAAACATAA
- a CDS encoding tetratricopeptide repeat protein translates to MFMTFTTITLWAAVVAVAAYYSLRLNATGRSDLLDRRTLDPSASPLRLGADPPLPGLVDELEPSPPELTSPASMTFSSVKQAAYLLVKAEEAARQERYEAALTNFQRVVQMYPDIRGVQVSIAAAAMYLNQFEIAAEAYEKAAQEGPMTAAMANSLGVACMKLGDLDRAEQSFLNAYRTDPGRATTCQNLATFYLRRGQLTKAAEYMERHLLSRPNDAMATQTYALLLLRMQQWERAAGLLLQIIQKAPEVAPFYLQLAQAQAHLEQREDAIAALTKATRLMDPRQALDRLAQPEFDLLRNEPAFRDLLRGLGAKE, encoded by the coding sequence GTGTTCATGACTTTTACGACGATCACGTTGTGGGCGGCGGTCGTGGCGGTCGCGGCGTACTATTCCCTGCGACTGAACGCGACCGGGCGCTCCGATCTTCTGGACCGGCGGACCCTCGATCCGTCCGCCTCGCCCTTGAGGCTGGGGGCGGACCCGCCGCTCCCGGGGCTGGTGGACGAGCTTGAGCCGTCCCCGCCCGAACTAACCAGCCCTGCTTCCATGACCTTCTCGTCCGTCAAGCAGGCGGCCTACCTCCTGGTGAAGGCCGAGGAAGCTGCCCGGCAGGAGCGATACGAGGCCGCGTTGACGAACTTTCAGAGGGTCGTGCAGATGTACCCCGATATTCGCGGCGTACAAGTGAGTATCGCGGCCGCCGCCATGTATCTCAATCAGTTCGAGATCGCCGCGGAGGCCTACGAGAAGGCGGCCCAGGAGGGGCCCATGACCGCGGCCATGGCCAACAGCCTGGGCGTAGCCTGCATGAAGCTGGGAGACCTGGACAGGGCGGAACAGTCCTTCCTGAACGCGTATCGCACCGACCCCGGGCGCGCTACCACCTGTCAGAACCTGGCCACCTTCTACCTGCGGCGCGGCCAGTTGACTAAGGCCGCCGAATACATGGAGCGGCACCTCCTCTCCCGCCCGAACGATGCGATGGCCACCCAGACCTATGCCCTTCTGCTCCTCCGGATGCAGCAATGGGAGCGCGCCGCCGGATTGCTGCTGCAGATCATTCAGAAAGCCCCTGAGGTCGCGCCGTTCTATCTCCAGTTGGCCCAAGCCCAGGCCCATCTCGAACAGCGCGAGGACGCGATCGCGGCGCTGACCAAGGCCACCCGGTTGATGGATCCCCGGCAGGCCCTGGATCGATTGGCGCAGCCCGAATTCGACCTGCTCCGCAACGAGCCGGCCTTCCGCGATCTCTTGAGGGGGCTGGGCGCGAAGGAGTGA